TCTGTTTCTATAAATGAACTGTTTGCTGAATAAAGAGTATGCGAATTCTCCAATCTTGCTTCAATATATCTTTGCATTGTTTGATAGCTTCCAATTAATCTGAGAATTAGTTCATCATAATGTGAAGCAGGATCATGATCACGATTTGAAGTTGCCATTAAGTGAAGCTCTTGAACTAACGTCATCATCAGCGTGAGCTTTTCTTCTCTATACCACTGCTTTCCTTTTTGACAGTACTTAAGTGGTGTGCCTAAAACATGTCTCCCAACCTTTGAGCGATAGTTCACTTCAATTGCTAATATGATTTCTTGCAGAGGAAGTTCAAGCTCTAGTATGTATGGACCATTAAGGAGGATCGAAGACCTATTTTCTATAATCCAGTCCTCCGTCCTTATACATCGTCCAATGTCTACTTCTCGAATAAAGCTATTAAAAAAGGCCTGAAACGTTGCGTTTTCAGCAATTTGTTTAGCTGAATAGTTCATATTTCCACCCTTTCACAGAGTCTATAGTCCTACTAATTGAAAATCATTCTCAATAGGTGAGGGAAAAATAGTCTTCTTTTTCAGAAGACTAAATGATCATACTAAATGATTATTCACCTAATAATAATGTCTCAATTTCTTTCAAGCCTTTTTGACGTTCAATTGGATCCCAAAAGCCCCAAGTTGTTGTAAGGGTATGTACTTTATCATTTTGTACCGCTCTTAGGTTTTTCCACACTTCTCCTTGAGTAACAGAGTCATAATATTCACCACTATTAAAGTATGTTACATCAATAATGTGATCAGGATCATATTTTACTAGACCCTCAATTGAAATATTTTCACCAAAATCTTCAGGCAGGTTTTCAGTTGGTTTTAATTTCAGATCATCAAATAATAATGAGTTCGTTGCATGATTTGTTGTTCCATATACACGAATGTCCTTTTTATTGATACCAACTGCCATGAAGGTTTCTTCCCCAACCTTCTCACGAATGCGATTTCCTATATCTTCTGCTTCTTTTTCCAAGTCTTCAATAACTTTTTTACCTTCTTCTAATTTACCAGCTGCTTCAGCTACTTTAAGGTGATCTTCCTTCCAATCTCCCCCTACCTCTACAACAACAGTAGGAATTGTCTCAGCTAACGCATCATATAGTGGCTTGTATCGATCACTGATAATTAGTAAATCAGGGTTAAGCTTTACAATTTCTTCCGTATTTATTTCATCTGCATATGGAAGTGCAGTGACACCAGCTAATTCTTCTGTTAAATGTGGTGGGAATTCATTGTCATATGCCATAACAGCATGTGGTTTAACGCCAACAGATACGAGTGAACCTTCCCATGAAACATGTGATAGTAACACAATTTTCTCCGGATTCATTGGTACTTCTGCTTCACCGTATAAGTGCTTAACCGTTCTTGTCTCCTCTACTTGTTCTTCTTGCTCTGTCTCGACTTCCTCTGTTGCTTGATCTTCCTCTTTATTCTCTTCTGCATTAGAAGCTGTTTTTTCTCCACTACCGCATGCTGTTAATACAAGTAAAAGTAGCATTACCATCATGCTCCATGAAGCGAATTTCTTTGTCATGAGCCTTCCTCCTAATTGATAATGAATTTCATTTATGATGATAACAATTATCAATTAAAGCGAACATGGACAATTCATCCTTTTTACATGGACAAAATATACTCCTTATGAAACTATGACATTAATCTTGAAGTTTTAAAGCTTGAGCTAAATTGTAGGAGCATATGCTTTCTGCCTATTGGTCCCCAAGGATCCCATTCATGGCTTTTGGGATAGTAGATTTCTCTATTTTTAACAGCTTTTATGTTTTTCCATTCTTTTGTTTGAACCACTTTCCATACATCTTTTTCATGACTCCAAAGGATTAGCAGCTTGTCAATATTGAACGCAGCAAGCTCTTCTACTGTGAGTACTCGGTATCCACTAGTTGGCAAATCTGGATGAGGCTCAAAGCCCAGCTTTTGATAAAGTAGATCAAAGCAAGCATGATCACTGTGACCATAAAGACGAATTTCATTTTGTCTGATCCATATAACCGCCCAGTTCCCTTTTCTCGTCAAAGGACAGAGTTCATCCTTCACTTTTGACTCCAAGCAACAAATCTCTTGCTCGATCTTATCAACCATATTCTCTTTTCCAAGTAAGCTTGCAATCTCGCGAAAGTAGTCATTCCATTCTGTTTTCAATGAAATATGCTGTACTTTTTGTTGATGTGATAGCAACACAGCTTGTACCTCTCCATTATGTAAAGGAGTTTTAAAAATTCGATCTGGCTGTGATTGAAGAATTTCTTCTGGTTTAAACATCTTTTCTGCATTTAGTAAACGTGTTCCTTGTAAATGATGTTCAAGATGACTCGGTAGCCCGTTACTTGACGGATAGACAGATGGGTAGAACGGGGCCGCTACAGGCTGTATGCCTAATGCTAATAAATGATCTTGTAAAAACATTTGACTCACAACCGCAATTCTTTCTTTTGATTTTTTCATAAAAACGGTTGGAGCCTCTCCTACTTTTTGTTTAAAAAGACGACTAAAATAAAATTCATCCTGTAACCCAATCTTCATCGCAACATCTTTTGTTGTAATGCCCTTATTTTGAAGCATGAGTGACTTCGCTGTTTGAATTCTTTCCTCAATTAAAAACTCTTTGGGCGACATTCCTACTCGCTTTTTAAACGCACGGGCAAAAGAATTTGGAGTCATATTTACTTTTTCAGCTAGTGTTGCAACCGAATATGGACTTGCTACATTCTTTCGAATCAATTCCATCGTTTCCTCGATTTGATCCACTTCTGCATAATCAGTTAAAAAAGATAAAATATTCCAAATCGCTGATTGAAACCTACATTGTGCCGACAACGACTCCCCTTTTTGTAAATGAATGGCTTCATCCCACAATGAAACCATCTTTGCTGGCAATTGGTCAGCTAGGCCAATCGACAATATATTAGCAAGATCTTTTACTTCCTTATCCCATGACAGCTTATAAACAGTTAAAAGCTCCGGGGCCGTGGATAGGAAATGACAGTCTTCTGTTAAGAAATAACTTTTCCCTTCCTTAAGAGGTTCCTGCTCTCCATTTCTCACGATAAACCCGTGACCTGAAGCAATATAAATAAGGCTAATATGCCCATTCATGACGTGGATGAATTCCATACCTCCATCACGGATTTTCATCATATCTAACTTAAAATGATGAAGCTTAGTCAAAAGTAAATGTGTCATAAAAGCACCTTCCTTATTTTTGAAAAAGAATTGACAAACTGAATGTAACAATAGTAGATTAATAGACAATTACGACAGTAAATGAAAATGATAATCATTTACACGAAAAATAAAAGGAATGATTACGATGAAAAACCATTCAATGACTGAATTACCATGCGATTCACCATCTCAATCTGTGAAGAAAAATAACGCAACAGCACTGAGTTTATTTGGTTTGCTTTTCATTTTTATTAGCTTAATTGTATCCATTGGTCTTGGTGCAGTTCTGATAAAACCTTCTGTTATCATTGATTCTTTTTTTTCGTTTCAAAATGGAAATATCGAGCATCAGCTTATCTGGGAAATACGCATTCCACGTGCTTTAACAGCAGCTTTAATTGGGGCAACACTTGCTGTTGCAGGAACAATCATGCAAGGACTAACACGAAATCCCCTTGCAGATCCATCAATTATTGGCATTACACATGGTTCAGGATTAGCCATCGCAATTTCTCTTGCGTTTGTGGGATCTGGATCTTATTGGGTTCTTCTTCTTTGGTCATTTGCAGGATCAGCGATTGGTGCATTCTGTGTTTTAGCTTTTTCGATGATATCAAGAGATCGAATCTCTCCTGTAACACTTACTTTAGCCGGAGCTGCCTTGAGTACACTTTTTAGTGCCTTATCAACTGGTATTGCGCTTTATTTTCAAGTATCCCAAGATCTTAGCTTTTGGTTTGCAGGTGGGTTATCAGGAACAAAATGGCTTCATGTTTTTATTCTCCTTCCTACCGTTATCATTGGCTTAACACTTGCTTTATGGATAAGTCGTTCGCTAACGATTTTAGCTATGGGAGAAGAAGTCGCTACAGGACTCGGACAATCTTATCAAAAAGTTCGTTGGATCGGATTGATTAGTGTTATTTTACTGTCAGGTGCTGCTGTTTCAATTGCAGGTAGCATCGGCTTTATCGGACTTGTGATTCCACATGTAATTCGGTTGCTTGTTGGTCCCGATTATCGTTTATTGCTACCTCTTAGCGCGATTGCTGGAGCCTTTCTTCTTGTTGTCGCAGACATCGGCGCCCGAATGATCAACCCACCATTTGAAACACCTGTTAGTGCGGTTACTGCCCTTGTCGGGGTACCATTTTTCCTTTATCTATCACGTCAGAAAAGGGGGTATATGTAATGGATTGGAAAGAAGCATTTCTTCAATCAAGATTATGGTTATTCCTACTTATGTTCTTGATTTTCAGTGTTTTTATTGTCAGTCTCTCAACTGGTGTTTTACCCATATCACTCAAAGAAATTTTTGCAACTATTTTAGGAAATGGAACTCCTCAGCAAGAGCTTGTTTTGTATCAATTAAGATTACCGCGAATGATTATTGCTATGTTAATTGGAGCAGGGCTAGCGCTATCAGGAGCGATTCTTCAAGGCTTATCACGTAATTCATTAGCTGATCCTGGAATACTAGGAATAAATGCAGGAGCAGGATTAGCTGTAGTGTGTTGTATTTTCATATTTGGGCAATCAAAAAGCAGTATTCTTTCTTCC
This genomic stretch from Metabacillus sp. B2-18 harbors:
- a CDS encoding ABC transporter substrate-binding protein, whose product is MTKKFASWSMMVMLLLLVLTACGSGEKTASNAEENKEEDQATEEVETEQEEQVEETRTVKHLYGEAEVPMNPEKIVLLSHVSWEGSLVSVGVKPHAVMAYDNEFPPHLTEELAGVTALPYADEINTEEIVKLNPDLLIISDRYKPLYDALAETIPTVVVEVGGDWKEDHLKVAEAAGKLEEGKKVIEDLEKEAEDIGNRIREKVGEETFMAVGINKKDIRVYGTTNHATNSLLFDDLKLKPTENLPEDFGENISIEGLVKYDPDHIIDVTYFNSGEYYDSVTQGEVWKNLRAVQNDKVHTLTTTWGFWDPIERQKGLKEIETLLLGE
- a CDS encoding helix-turn-helix domain-containing protein; translated protein: MTHLLLTKLHHFKLDMMKIRDGGMEFIHVMNGHISLIYIASGHGFIVRNGEQEPLKEGKSYFLTEDCHFLSTAPELLTVYKLSWDKEVKDLANILSIGLADQLPAKMVSLWDEAIHLQKGESLSAQCRFQSAIWNILSFLTDYAEVDQIEETMELIRKNVASPYSVATLAEKVNMTPNSFARAFKKRVGMSPKEFLIEERIQTAKSLMLQNKGITTKDVAMKIGLQDEFYFSRLFKQKVGEAPTVFMKKSKERIAVVSQMFLQDHLLALGIQPVAAPFYPSVYPSSNGLPSHLEHHLQGTRLLNAEKMFKPEEILQSQPDRIFKTPLHNGEVQAVLLSHQQKVQHISLKTEWNDYFREIASLLGKENMVDKIEQEICCLESKVKDELCPLTRKGNWAVIWIRQNEIRLYGHSDHACFDLLYQKLGFEPHPDLPTSGYRVLTVEELAAFNIDKLLILWSHEKDVWKVVQTKEWKNIKAVKNREIYYPKSHEWDPWGPIGRKHMLLQFSSSFKTSRLMS
- a CDS encoding FecCD family ABC transporter permease, whose protein sequence is MKNHSMTELPCDSPSQSVKKNNATALSLFGLLFIFISLIVSIGLGAVLIKPSVIIDSFFSFQNGNIEHQLIWEIRIPRALTAALIGATLAVAGTIMQGLTRNPLADPSIIGITHGSGLAIAISLAFVGSGSYWVLLLWSFAGSAIGAFCVLAFSMISRDRISPVTLTLAGAALSTLFSALSTGIALYFQVSQDLSFWFAGGLSGTKWLHVFILLPTVIIGLTLALWISRSLTILAMGEEVATGLGQSYQKVRWIGLISVILLSGAAVSIAGSIGFIGLVIPHVIRLLVGPDYRLLLPLSAIAGAFLLVVADIGARMINPPFETPVSAVTALVGVPFFLYLSRQKRGYM